A stretch of Aureispira sp. CCB-E DNA encodes these proteins:
- a CDS encoding TonB-dependent siderophore receptor, with translation MLKFFTFFFTLFVLQTSLKAQYTDTIRVIDEDGFPVINASVFIVDKIDNVYEIDSASQQLTDIDGKAIFRDIGYDNRVHIASIQHRETTLSIHDIRANNLEVVLESGYLTMIQVIGKGTTNEKIPLSEIPNKVTVIDRKDIELYNPQTSADALAQSGDVFVQKSQMGGGSPIIRGFEANKVLLVIDGVRMNNAIYRSGHLQNAITIDNAAIERVEVHHGPGSVMYGSDALGGVMHFYTKTPRLRSKDLKPMDANVYTRFSTANYEATVHADVNVGSEKIASYTSVTYSAFQDLRAGRLKSSPNMTLNWNRYFYATRNDSADIVEVNENPNVQVGTRYSQLDAIQKIRFKPKQGLEFLFNLQYSTSSNIPRYDQLTEGDVTIANGQITEQTFKYSEWFYGPQQRLFGALTAKIDNDNIALFSQANITAAYQKIDEDRITRKFDDPLRRIQQEDVHVLTLNADFIKKIGKKNKPKSKLLYGVEATHNIVQSRIKTQNILTGELSNRGIGTRYPDGGSFMTTAGLYASYKLKLGEKANVIGGVRYVFSYTSANFLDTVLYSLPYSTIVASNHAVTGSLALAWDMGKQFQFNTAFSSSFRTPNIDDNGKIRAKGDNITIPNPSIKPEQALNFEATLGKQFKQKAWLGATFFYTHIFDAILQEPYSLNGVDSMYYDGSFRSIYSNINAGQATIWGLSANLKVEFTENIFMKMGVNYTEGRELETGIEPQPLAHIPPLYGQFELGYKRKIFQTRFNIRFNGAKELKDYSNDSSENLDKALPEGTPAWFTVNIYASFRLHKFFSINLGLENLLDWHYRPYGSGVSAPGMNVIVTLRGHF, from the coding sequence ATGCTGAAATTTTTTACGTTCTTTTTTACACTTTTTGTTCTACAAACATCTCTTAAAGCCCAATATACAGATACCATTCGTGTGATTGATGAAGATGGATTTCCTGTTATTAATGCCTCTGTTTTTATTGTTGATAAGATTGATAATGTCTATGAAATTGACTCTGCAAGCCAACAATTAACAGACATTGATGGGAAGGCAATTTTTAGAGATATAGGGTATGATAATCGTGTTCATATTGCCAGCATACAACATCGAGAAACTACTTTGAGTATTCACGATATTCGTGCAAATAATTTGGAGGTTGTTCTTGAATCAGGGTATCTGACTATGATTCAGGTAATCGGGAAAGGGACAACGAATGAGAAAATTCCGCTTTCTGAAATTCCGAATAAAGTGACTGTAATTGACCGTAAAGATATAGAATTGTACAATCCGCAAACTTCTGCCGACGCTCTAGCGCAAAGTGGGGATGTATTTGTACAAAAAAGCCAAATGGGAGGAGGAAGCCCAATTATTAGAGGCTTTGAAGCAAACAAAGTTTTATTGGTAATTGATGGGGTGAGAATGAATAATGCTATTTATAGAAGTGGTCACTTGCAAAATGCAATTACAATAGATAATGCAGCAATTGAGCGAGTAGAAGTGCATCATGGTCCTGGCTCTGTGATGTATGGAAGTGATGCCTTGGGTGGGGTAATGCATTTTTATACCAAAACGCCCCGTTTGCGTTCTAAGGATTTAAAGCCAATGGATGCCAATGTGTATACTCGTTTTTCCACAGCTAATTATGAAGCAACGGTACACGCCGATGTAAATGTGGGCAGCGAAAAAATAGCTTCTTATACTAGTGTGACGTATTCTGCTTTCCAAGATTTACGAGCAGGACGTTTGAAGAGTAGCCCTAATATGACACTGAACTGGAACCGCTATTTTTATGCAACTAGAAACGACAGTGCAGATATTGTGGAAGTCAATGAGAATCCTAATGTACAGGTTGGAACTCGCTATTCGCAATTAGACGCTATTCAAAAAATTCGTTTTAAACCCAAGCAAGGACTAGAGTTTTTGTTCAATTTGCAGTATTCTACCAGTAGTAATATTCCTCGTTATGACCAATTGACAGAAGGAGATGTGACAATTGCCAATGGTCAAATTACAGAACAAACATTTAAATATTCAGAATGGTTTTATGGTCCTCAACAGCGTTTGTTTGGAGCATTAACAGCCAAGATTGACAACGACAATATTGCTTTGTTTAGCCAAGCGAATATTACAGCAGCGTACCAGAAAATTGACGAAGATAGAATCACTAGAAAATTTGATGATCCATTGAGAAGGATACAACAAGAGGATGTTCATGTTTTGACGTTAAATGCAGATTTTATCAAAAAAATTGGCAAAAAAAATAAGCCCAAATCTAAACTATTGTATGGTGTAGAAGCAACGCATAATATTGTTCAGTCTAGAATTAAAACACAAAATATTTTGACGGGAGAATTGTCTAATAGAGGTATAGGAACTCGTTATCCAGATGGAGGAAGTTTTATGACAACAGCAGGGCTTTATGCAAGTTATAAGTTAAAACTAGGAGAAAAAGCCAATGTTATAGGAGGGGTAAGGTATGTGTTTTCTTATACTTCGGCTAATTTTTTAGATACCGTTTTGTATAGTTTGCCTTATAGCACCATTGTTGCTTCGAACCATGCCGTGACAGGGAGTTTGGCTTTGGCTTGGGATATGGGAAAGCAATTTCAGTTTAATACTGCATTTTCTTCCTCTTTTAGAACTCCTAATATTGATGATAATGGAAAAATTCGAGCGAAAGGAGATAATATAACCATTCCTAATCCATCCATAAAACCAGAGCAAGCACTGAACTTTGAGGCAACACTTGGCAAGCAGTTTAAACAGAAAGCTTGGTTAGGGGCAACGTTTTTTTATACGCATATTTTTGATGCTATTTTGCAAGAACCTTATAGTTTGAATGGTGTAGATTCTATGTATTATGATGGCTCTTTTAGAAGTATTTATTCTAATATTAATGCAGGGCAAGCAACCATATGGGGACTTAGTGCTAATTTGAAAGTAGAGTTTACGGAGAATATTTTTATGAAAATGGGCGTAAATTATACAGAAGGAAGAGAATTAGAAACGGGGATAGAGCCTCAACCTTTAGCACATATACCACCTTTGTATGGGCAATTTGAGTTGGGCTACAAGCGCAAAATATTCCAGACGCGTTTCAACATTCGATTTAATGGAGCTAAGGAACTAAAAGATTATTCTAATGATAGTTCTGAAAACTTGGATAAAGCATTGCCAGAAGGAACACCTGCTTGGTTTACCGTAAATATTTATGCAAGTTTCCGTTTGCACAAATTCTTCTCGATCAATTTGGGGCTAGAAAATTTGTTAGACTGGCATTATCGTCCTTATGGTTCTGGTGTTTCTGCGCCTGGTATGAATGTTATTGTAACTTTAAGAGGGCATTTTTAG